GCCCATCGTATCAGCCTGGAAAGCGCGGATGAGCGCGTAGTCAGCGCGGATCGGCCGCTCGAACACATACTCGCGTCCGTCGATGACGCGCACCTCCTTGCCCGCGGCGGCAACCGTTCCGACGCCGGTCGGGGTGTAAAAGCCGCCGAGGCCGGCGCCGCCGGCGCGAATCCGCTCGACGAGCGTTCCCTGGGGGACGATCTCGACCTCGATTTGGCCGGCATTGAACTGGCGCTCGAGCGCGGTGTGCGCCGTCTCGCTCGCCGGCACCGGGAAGGAAGCGATCACCTTGCGAATGAGGCCGCGCTCGGCCAAAAGGTCGGTGTTGTCGTGGACGGAGATGTTGTTGGTGATGATTGTCAGGTCGCGCGCGCCATGCCGCGCGAGGGCGCGCACCAGTTCGAACGGCTGGCCGCCGCCGGCGAACCCGCCGATCAAGATGCTTGCCCCGTTCGGGATGTCGGCGACCGCCTCGTCGGGCGTCAGCACCGGAACGACGATCAT
This Dehalococcoidia bacterium DNA region includes the following protein-coding sequences:
- a CDS encoding CoA transferase subunit A, producing MIVVPVLTPDEAVADIPNGASILIGGFAGGGQPFELVRALARHGARDLTIITNNISVHDNTDLLAERGLIRKVIASFPVPASETAHTALERQFNAGQIEVEIVPQGTLVERIRAGGAGLGGFYTPTGVGTVAAAGKEVRVIDGREYVFERPIRADYALIRAFQADTMGNLVYRGTARNFNPVMATAADIVICQVEAIVPVGALDPERIGTPGIYVDRLCLAARE